The genome window CGGAAACACCCCACTGGTAAAGCTCACCAAGGTCACGGCCGGAATTCAAGCGACGGTCCTGGCCAAGGTCGAGTTCTTCAACCCTGGCGGGTCGGTCAAGGATCGCATCGGCATCGCCATCCTCGAAGATGCCGAAAGGAGGGGTTTGCTGAAGGCGGGAGGCACGGTGGTCGAGGCCACGTCGGGCAATACCGGCATGGGGCTCGCAATCGCCGCCGCCGTCAAAGGTTACAAATGCATCTTCGTCATGCCCGACAAGATGAGCGACGAAAAGATTCGGGCCCTGCAGGCGCTCGGCGCCAAAGTCGTCGTCACGCCGACTGCGGTCGAGCCCGATGATCCGAGAAGCTATTACAGCGTCTCTCGCAAGATTGCCGACGAGACACCGAATTGCCTCTACGCCAACCAATACCACAATCAAGTGAATCCCCAGGCCCATTATGAGACGAGCGGCCCGGAGATCTGGGAGCAGACCGGCGGTAAAGTGGACGCGCTGGTAGTCGGTTTGGGTACCGGGGGGACGATCTCCGGTACCGGCAGGTATCTCAAGGAGAAGAATCCCGACATCAAGGTGATTGGTGCCGATCCCGTGGGGTCTCTCTATTACGAGTATTTCAAGACGGGAAACCTCGGTGCCGCGCACACTTACAAGGTCGAAGGTGTGGGTGAGGATTTCTTGCCTTCCACGATGCACTTCGACGTCGTCGACGACGTCATTCAGGTCGGGGACAAGGAGTCTTTTCTCATGGCTCGCCGACTCGGCCGAGAGGAGGGTCTATTCGTCGGTGGATCTTGCGGTACCGCCGCGGCCGCCGCGATTCGCTACGCCAAGACGCTGT of Vicinamibacteria bacterium contains these proteins:
- a CDS encoding cystathionine beta-synthase, translated to MSRIAESILETIGNTPLVKLTKVTAGIQATVLAKVEFFNPGGSVKDRIGIAILEDAERRGLLKAGGTVVEATSGNTGMGLAIAAAVKGYKCIFVMPDKMSDEKIRALQALGAKVVVTPTAVEPDDPRSYYSVSRKIADETPNCLYANQYHNQVNPQAHYETSGPEIWEQTGGKVDALVVGLGTGGTISGTGRYLKEKNPDIKVIGADPVGSLYYEYFKTGNLGAAHTYKVEGVGEDFLPSTMHFDVVDDVIQVGDKESFLMARRLGREEGLFVGGSCGTAAAAAIRYAKTLSAGQVVVVILPDSGSRYLSKFFNDDWMRQNRFLESDLGEGTVADLLAAKRIQRVITASSRESMGNVVQMMKEHNISQVPVLDDGKLRGLVTEVALLDHMVQGHSRPDEPIAPLVSKEQMEVVSPRAGLEALAEVFSRGHVAVVLDRDSVSGIVTKIDLIGYLAEHPL